AGTTCTCAAAAGTTTCGCACAAAATGAGCTGCCAATACTTCACACAGCAAAAGGAGAAGTTCCCTTCAAGATGCAAAGAGACTGGGCTCCATTCAGGCATACAATTCACACATTTAGTACAAAAATAACATGAAAGTAAAAGCTCTGCATCTGGTGCAGGGACCAGTACAGCTGCCTGGGAAATAATTTGCCTCTCTCATCTCAGCCCAAATTGTTcctctgtttgttttgctgaCGGCATTAGGAAAGTTGAGTTCAACTGCAGCCCCTGAGAAGGCCTTTAATGTGTCCCATGGACATTGCTGTGCTTTGCTTGTAACATTCTCTCCTCTATTCAACCTGTCACTGCTTTTCCCCTAAAAATAAGGTCCCTGCACCACACGGACCTTGAGCTGGGCCAAAATATTATTGTTTCAGAGTGTAGATGTGCACATTTCCAACCGAAGGGCTTCCAGTGTTCCTCTAATGGTACCAGCAGCTGAGATGACTTACCTCAGACAAAGGTGACAACAGCTAATTTCACAACTCAACCTGGGTAACAACCTGCTCCAAAGATCAGTTCCATCACTTGAAATTTTTACTGATTTCAATTGGTTTATAAGGGGACTATATCACCTATATACTTCATATTTAAATGCTTCCTTTCTTCCACATCCTGACTTCAGGAATGAGGAGCCTACGATACTACAGCCTACTCTCAGAGGATGCAGACACCATTTATGGATAGATTTAGAGTCCTAAAAGTCAGAAATGCAACAGGAGCAGCtctttttaaagagattttattATCTGCGTGCCATCTGTCATGGTCCTCCAGGAAAGGTGTCTGTCCTGCACTCCAGCTCAGAAATTTATTGGAGGTGATTTGCATTTCTCAAGGCTTGCACAGTTTAACTGCTGCTGTGTAAATGCAAGAAAAACTCATCACTGAAGGGCCGATGGTTATTGTAACTCACACCTCTTTCCCTGGGagagctcagctccagctctaGCTCCAGCACACGGGGCTAGGGTATTTCCATGTGTTTCCATGAAAACATCACATTCTAGCACAAAATTCACAGGAATAAACTAACTGCTATTTCCAAATCAACCAGAGAAAGGAAGGGCCAGGTTATACTTCCCTGGGGAAAGCAGGGGCCTGGGATCAATCCCGGCCTGCCACACCCACTCCAGTACCAACCACACCACACACCAGTGTGGACACTCACTGAACCCCAGCTGTGAACATACCTTCAGCTTTCCAGGACTTGCTTATCCCAAGATTGTTCTATTACCACAGGAGCTCCAAACGCTCCTCTATTGGACCCCGGAAATTCATCTCTCACTAGGCTCTGATCTTCCTAAAACATCCAAACTTTCAGACCAATTTTCCCAGGAATAATTCAATGCTAAAATCccagtaattttaaaactaCTTGGCATGTCTGCTCACCTCTGGACACGTTATGGGAAAGAGcattgaaaataaaatcctcTTCCCTAAGACATTTATTGACTTCTTAACTCAGGCTCATACAAGAAATGAAGCAGTTTAAAAGGATCCATGAGCAGTACAACTGTTTAACCTAATTTCCCAATAATAACATAAAACATGGAGCAGTAATGGCAACAGTGGCTTCTGACATGTAACAAATAAATCAGTAATGAGCATCTAAAATACCCAGAGAAAGCTTCTGGAAGACATTGCTCTGAAGATGCTCAGATCAGTACCCTCAATGTGTTTCTCTCAACACAGGTATCTATTTCCTCATAATTACCTAGGAAAAAAATCGGCTTGGATTTTCAGACATGCAGCGTAAAAAGAAGGGCAACATGCGATTTACTAATGAAAATGTGGGCCAAGAAGTTTTGCCACTAGTCCAAGATAAGGCAATTGAGAGGTAGAAACATATCCCAAAAGTTATTTACGGCTCATGGCACTGGAATTCACATCCCTGCCTCGAACAATGGAATTTAGCAATCAACAGCATTGCCATAATCTGAACTGTCACTTGAAAGAGAATTTTGTTATCACTTCCAGCATTCACTTTTCACACAAAACCCTTTGTCttcttgagaaaaaaacatattttatacaGCAGCTCATACAATcctgtttggaaagcagaaagATAATTCTTTTGGGGATCTAAAGCTGTACAATACACGTGTTTTCTACTGCtagaagaagaaacagagagATGGTGGCATTGTGTTCGTCCTAAACTATGACAACAGTGACCAAAGCACTGGCATGATCACCTCCAACACCCTCAAAAGTTAATGAGGCATCTCATTAACTTCAGAGAGGTAGTTGTAGATAATTATTGAGACGGGGCTGTCCAAAAAGTCCTATATGAGGTACGCTGGGGGATAGCACAGCCCAACTGTGGTTACACATCGCACACAGTGCTGTGACTGAGGAAACATTTCGGCAGATGAGGTTTTTTGGGGACTAGCACAGAGCTCCAGAGCTGACACAGTGGGAGCACCATGGCCTCTGTTTTTAATCCATAGATCTGAGGTATGAACACGGAATACAGTTAATTCAGTCCTGTCTCAATGCAATGACACGAATGCGATATGGGTGGCCACAAAGATCAGGGGCAGAGGTGATGGGGGACTTGGAAAAGCCAAAAGCTTAAGTAGTTGCAGGACTAAGCGTGTTTAATTCGGTTAATCCAGAGGTTTGCACAGCAGCGACGGAGAAGCAATGTCCTCACACCGAAGTGggcaaagctgcagagagggaacagcagaggaaaGAGTGTGAGGGAACCACCTCAGCCGGGAAAGCTATGAGggcagacacatccacagctgCCAGTCCTTGTGTCTGAAACCTCTGTTGAGAGAACGCGGGCACATTTTTAGAAAGCAAGCAGCACTTCAGGCCACGGCTGAGGAGGGGAAAGCAGCGCACAGAGTAGGGCGGCCTGAGGGGAAGGTCCCGCCCGCTCGCCCCCTCAGCCCGCGGCGGTGTCCCGGCTGTACCCGGCCCCTCTTCACCTCCCCGGCTCGGCCCCGACCTGCCGCCGGCCCGAGAACCGAGCACCGAGAAGCCGCCACCGCGTTccggccgctgccgccgcccgccccttcctgcccggcccggcccggcccggcccgccctTCCCGCCGCCTCTGCGCCATCGGCGTAAAGGGGTGCGTAGTGTAGAGGGAACTGCGCTGGGatgaggggatggagggggccGAGGGGATGCAGGGGGATGAAGGGTGCAGGGGGCCGAGGGGATGCAGGGGGATGAGGGGATGCAGGGGGCCGAGGGGATGGACAGGGATGAGGACATAGAGGGGGCTGAGGTGATGGTGAGGGACTGGGGTGTGGCGGGGGTTGAGGGGATGCTGCCTGGGCCCATTTCTCATTATGATTCTTTCAGGCTAGATTATGTTACCTAGTTACTATCTGACATTTGGAGCCAGCTAGGTAAGGTAAGGAGGGCAAGGGAACTTGGAGCTGAACCTTCCTTGACAAAAACACCACCGTGACTTAAACCTGAGTACAAGCAAATAGTTTACGTTTTGGAATAGGAGTATAATTCCATTGGCCTTTTCTCCATAAACATTGCAGTTGAACTGCTGAAAAAAGGCTTGGAAGGTGTTGATCTCTAACTGTGTGGATCCATAGGAATTCTTTCAGAGGGCCAGCCTCTCCCTGGAAATCACAGAGCATCCATGCTGCCTTCCCACTGCTGTACACTGCCTTGAGGGAAGCCCTTTCCTGTTTGACTTTTCTTTTGGCTCTGTAGAAATTAGTGTAATAAAACTGAACACACCCTTTCGGAAGGGCAGAGTGAAACATAAGAAACAGATTTTACTGATCATGTTCATTCTCTGGTTTCAGTTCTTCACACCCACATGCTGCTGACACACATAGGCTGGCGGGATCCTTTGTGAGTGATACAGAGGACAAGGGACACTGCtgataaaatattcattatGTTTTTTGACTGATGGTGGCAAACTGATCCTGGATGTGATGTTTAAACCCTTCTGGAGTTGGTGTTGTTTGATATCTTGCTTGGCCTCCTCCCCTCTTAGGcaaatttccccctttttaaaattattttatttttaatttatattatttaatagTTCTAGTGCAGTTTGTCATCTTGAGGACAGTCTGGGCTGAAAGACTTGCCCACggtttctgaaattattttcagtgtaGCTAAATATCTGATCCAGTCTTTATACTTAGAATAATATGGTATGTGGGTTTAAAACTACCTGCCTTTTCCCAatggaaaagcttttttctgGTTGGTTACTAGCAAGTGTCTTATGTACTCTGCAATAAGCCTGTTGCTGTCCAAATAGATGAGAAAACCCAAAAGATTTATTTCCCCCGGAGGTTCATGTTCTTAGGCAGAAAACAGACTTGTGTTTTCCAAGACTTTAGGAGGACAAGAGGTCCTACCCTCTTAGTCTAATCTGTTTTATCTGCTGTGAGACactatgtatatttatataccGAGCAACTGCAGGACATCAGTTTCCATTCTTAtcaaacacaaatatttaccTGATCCAAGGTCTGCTGAGATCCATGGcactttaaaaaatgcagcttAACTAGAGAAAtctcctatttttttcccagtttaattTTAGTTGGGTTTCAGGGTATTTTCTTAGCaactaaacattttttttaaataaagcaacaAACTGACACATTATTGCTGTGCTTTACTCACCACCTCAGCTGTGCAGACTCCCTACTACCCTTTCTCACCTGCAATTCCTGTCAATGAGGGAAATGGGAATTGTTTTGACATTAATTGTCAGTGAGGAATTGAAACACAGAAATCAATTAGcaattaatattatttaaatttaatggAGACAATCCATATAAAAACATCACATGTGGTATGACACAGCAATTGATGGATTTCTGTTTATCTCTGTGAGCATCTCCAAGGGCAACGTGGTATTTCATGTAAGAGGGGGCAAGAAGAGAGGTGGTGCAGGGATCCAGATAAAGGAATTCAGGTGAGAGGAACTATTTCTGTGGGGAATTGGGAAGATTGCAAGGCTTTTTGCCACAGATCAAGGTTAGGAGTGTTGGTTTTGCCTCCTCCTCTCATGATTTTGGGCATAACTTCAGATGGCATCAAATGACATCCCcttttcccagtccctttcccatccctgccAGCAACCCTTGGGCAGTGATAGGGATTAAAGTGGTAATCTGGGTTAAAGCTACTCTCTTCCAAAAACCCACTCCCCGATTTAGCAGCCTTATTTCCCCACTCTGTCCCGAGAAAAGGTGTACTTGTGTTCAGAGAGCAGGAAAACACAACCATAGGCTGTTCCAGGACATTACCTCCCGGGTGTTCCAGATAACATCCTGCAGGGCTAATCAGGAGAGGACACGAACAAGAACAAAGTGGCAAAAGCAAACCAACAGGATTTTTAGCCTGGGATAAAAATCCTGTTGAAAACACATAAATATCAACATATAAATAGTTGAGTTTTGTTTCCAGTAATGAGATTTAACAAGACTGTGCCTTGGCATTGAGCCAGCCTAGCAAGCTGCTGAATTTACTCTGTGAATGATTGTCTTTAAGTCCATAATTCACTGGCATGCCcaacctgcagctctgcaggcagggccagcctgTTACTTTCGGGACACCCTCGTTAATTAATTGTTTCAGGCAACAGTAACAACGTGGGTCTCCTTGTCACAGGAGGTGGGCGAGTCCCTCTTGCACCTCCAGTGGAATTTAGGAGTGCAGCAAAGCACCATGGACATGACCAACCCCAGAGTAAGCAGGAGACAAATCACCCATTTGACCCTTCCCAAGTACATAAAGGGGAGGATGAGGATGGCGAGGATCACCccgagcagcaggagcagtacAAGTCtctgcacagccaggctggtgtCTGCTGGAACATTCTCCCCTATGTTTAAAATGTCTTGGCTGCTCTGAATCCAGCTCTTGCTGTCCAGCCCCATGGTAGGGATGTGCACCTCTGGGTCTGACTCGAGGTTTTCCAAGTGCTCCAAGATGTCTTCTTTATTCTGGAGTGTGCGGATGAGCCCTTCTGACACAAAAGTGGGTTTTCTGCACAGAGGGCAGGTGATGATCCAGGTATTCTCCACTTTCCTGAGAATAAGCTTGAGGCAGACAGCACAGAAGGCGTGCTGGCAGTCCAGGAGCTTTGGGACTCTGTAGATGTTGTACTTGTTGAAGCAGATCAGGCAATCCAAGTCCACGGATGTGGTTGAACACTGGTGGTTCATTTCCAATGTGCAAGTTTTGGGACAGCCTGTGTTCGTTAGCACAACAAGAGGCTTTGAGTGTGGACAGTCTCTTTCCAAAATTGCTGGTTTGAAGGCAGCATGACTGTCTTGCTCTGTGGCTGAAGGCCTCTCCATTTCTTTAATACACTCTTCAGTGAATCCCAGTCTCTTCCCTTGATTTGTATTCTGTGTTAGGGGTCCTGCCCTGCTCATTtctgcagcacctcctgccGCGGGCGCAGGACCGTCCTCCTCAGCCTGCAGTACTCGCAGAGCCAGACATCCGTCTTCCTTGTTTGGCTTGTCAGTGGATTTCTCCATGGAGATACACCTCCCTGCAGCTTGTCTTCCCCTGGCTAAAGGATTTCGCTAGTCTCTGGCTCCTTTATGTGTTGCTGTATTCCTGCTGTATGCAGGATTGATTAGTGACAGCCTTAAGTGAGTCGTGCTCTTACAATATGATGTTTTTATGAGATGGGGACCTGAGTTAATGATTAACTTCCCAGCCAAGACAGTCTAC
Above is a window of Pseudopipra pipra isolate bDixPip1 chromosome 22, bDixPip1.hap1, whole genome shotgun sequence DNA encoding:
- the RNF186 gene encoding E3 ubiquitin-protein ligase RNF186, producing the protein MEKSTDKPNKEDGCLALRVLQAEEDGPAPAAGGAAEMSRAGPLTQNTNQGKRLGFTEECIKEMERPSATEQDSHAAFKPAILERDCPHSKPLVVLTNTGCPKTCTLEMNHQCSTTSVDLDCLICFNKYNIYRVPKLLDCQHAFCAVCLKLILRKVENTWIITCPLCRKPTFVSEGLIRTLQNKEDILEHLENLESDPEVHIPTMGLDSKSWIQSSQDILNIGENVPADTSLAVQRLVLLLLLGVILAILILPFMYLGRVKWVICLLLTLGLVMSMVLCCTPKFHWRCKRDSPTSCDKETHVVTVA